A part of Citrifermentans bremense genomic DNA contains:
- the hypD gene encoding trans-4-hydroxy-L-proline dehydratase, translating to MTGRTERLRQESLDAEPAISEERALLLTEFYRENEGRWSVPVLRAKSFYYLCEKKTIYLGEGELVVGERGPAPKLVPTYPELTCHSLEDLRILNSRQKTSYRVDDACLKAYGETVIPYWSTRSLRDKIFQELPEEWHQAYQSGIFTEFMEQRAPGHTVLDDKIYRKGLLDFKKEIADAIRALDFGTDPDAWARREELKSMDISCDAVILFAERHAKLAESMAAACSDAVRKQELLKIAANCRWVPAHAPTDLWEALQSYWFCHLAVITELNGWDAFSPGHLDQHLYPFYSDGIANGTLKKEEARELLECFFVKFNNHPSPPKVGVTAAESGTYTDFANINLGGLLPDGSDGSNEVSHLLLDIIDEMHLLQPSSNIQLSRKSPDRFLKHTLRVVRKGYGFPSIFNADSVVEEQLRQGKTLADARAGGCSGCVEVGAFGKEAYILTGYFNLVKMLELALHDGVDPATGAQLGPQTGKAADFTSFDDVFAAFSAQLAHFIDIKIRGNRLIEMIYARLMPAPFLSVLTDDCISRGVDYNAGGARYNNSFIQGVGIGSITDSLSAIKEHVFEAKSVSLPELVAQLDADFASSEPLRQRLWNRTRKYGNDDDFADDLMRRVFDAFFQMVDGRPNTKGGMYRIEMLPTTCHVYFGSVTGATPDGRRRGAPLSEGISPVQGADRNGPTAVIRSAGKMDHIRSGGTLLNLKFSPTLLSGEGGIDGLAALVRSYFRMDGHHVQFNVVDVETLKRAQADPGEYRDLIVRVAGYSDYFCDLSEALQNEIIARTEHASL from the coding sequence CGCGCTGCTTTTGACCGAGTTTTACCGCGAGAACGAAGGGCGCTGGTCCGTCCCGGTGCTGCGGGCGAAATCCTTTTACTACCTCTGCGAGAAAAAGACCATCTACCTGGGCGAGGGCGAACTGGTGGTGGGGGAGAGGGGGCCTGCGCCCAAGCTGGTTCCGACCTACCCGGAGCTCACCTGCCACTCCCTGGAAGATCTGCGCATACTGAACTCGCGCCAGAAGACGAGCTACCGCGTCGACGACGCCTGCCTCAAAGCATACGGCGAAACGGTGATCCCCTACTGGAGCACGAGGAGCCTGAGGGACAAGATCTTCCAGGAGCTCCCCGAGGAATGGCACCAGGCTTACCAAAGCGGGATCTTCACTGAGTTCATGGAGCAGCGCGCCCCGGGGCACACGGTCCTGGACGACAAGATCTACCGAAAGGGGCTCCTCGACTTCAAGAAGGAGATCGCCGACGCCATCCGCGCGCTCGACTTCGGCACCGACCCTGATGCCTGGGCCCGGCGGGAGGAGTTGAAGTCGATGGACATCTCCTGCGATGCCGTCATCCTCTTTGCCGAGCGCCACGCGAAACTGGCCGAAAGCATGGCCGCTGCCTGCTCCGACGCCGTCCGCAAGCAGGAGCTTTTGAAGATCGCCGCCAACTGCCGCTGGGTCCCGGCGCACGCCCCCACCGATTTATGGGAGGCGCTGCAGTCCTACTGGTTCTGCCACCTGGCCGTCATCACCGAGTTGAACGGCTGGGACGCCTTCAGTCCCGGGCACCTGGACCAGCACCTCTACCCCTTCTACAGCGATGGGATCGCGAACGGGACCCTGAAAAAAGAAGAGGCGCGCGAGCTCCTCGAATGCTTCTTCGTGAAGTTCAACAACCACCCTTCGCCGCCCAAGGTTGGGGTGACTGCCGCTGAGAGCGGCACCTACACCGACTTCGCAAACATCAACCTGGGGGGGCTCCTCCCGGACGGCTCCGACGGCTCAAACGAGGTGTCGCACCTGCTCCTCGACATCATTGACGAGATGCACCTCTTGCAGCCATCCTCCAACATCCAGCTCTCCCGCAAGTCTCCCGACCGCTTCTTGAAGCACACCTTGAGGGTGGTGCGCAAGGGGTACGGCTTTCCTTCGATCTTCAACGCGGACTCGGTGGTAGAGGAACAGCTGCGCCAGGGTAAGACGCTAGCGGACGCGCGCGCCGGCGGCTGCAGCGGCTGCGTCGAGGTGGGGGCTTTCGGCAAGGAGGCCTACATCCTCACCGGCTATTTCAACCTGGTGAAGATGCTGGAGCTCGCCCTGCACGACGGCGTCGATCCGGCGACCGGGGCACAGCTCGGCCCGCAGACCGGAAAAGCGGCTGACTTCACCAGCTTCGACGACGTCTTCGCCGCCTTCTCCGCGCAGCTCGCCCACTTCATAGACATCAAGATCCGCGGCAACCGTCTGATCGAGATGATCTACGCCCGCCTGATGCCGGCGCCGTTTCTGTCGGTGTTGACCGACGATTGCATCAGCCGGGGGGTGGATTACAACGCCGGGGGAGCGAGGTACAACAACAGCTTCATCCAGGGGGTGGGGATAGGGAGCATCACCGACTCGCTCTCCGCGATCAAGGAGCACGTCTTCGAAGCGAAGTCGGTCTCGCTCCCGGAGCTGGTGGCGCAGCTCGACGCCGACTTCGCCTCAAGCGAGCCCCTTCGGCAGCGTCTCTGGAACCGGACCCGCAAGTACGGCAACGACGACGATTTCGCCGACGACCTGATGCGCCGGGTCTTCGACGCCTTCTTCCAGATGGTGGACGGCAGGCCCAACACCAAGGGCGGTATGTACCGCATCGAGATGCTTCCCACCACCTGCCACGTCTACTTCGGCTCGGTCACAGGCGCCACCCCCGACGGCAGGCGCCGCGGCGCCCCCCTTTCCGAGGGGATCTCACCGGTGCAGGGGGCGGACCGTAACGGCCCGACGGCGGTGATACGCTCGGCCGGGAAGATGGACCACATCCGCAGCGGCGGAACCCTGTTGAACCTCAAGTTCTCACCCACGCTACTTTCCGGAGAGGGGGGGATCGACGGACTGGCGGCTTTGGTGCGGAGCTACTTCAGGATGGACGGGCACCACGTACAGTTCAACGTGGTGGACGTGGAAACGCTCAAGCGAGCTCAGGCGGACCCGGGGGAGTACCGGGACCTGATCGTCAGGGTGGCAGGCTACAGTGATTACTTCTGCGACCTCTCCGAAGCGCTGCAAAACGAGATCATCGCCAGGACCGAGCACGCGTCTTTGTGA
- a CDS encoding DUF1653 domain-containing protein has translation MAVEPGRYRHYKGKFYQVIGTARHSETDELMVVYRPLYGEGGLWVRPEPMFQELVEVDGARVPRFARCDEE, from the coding sequence ATGGCCGTGGAGCCCGGACGCTACCGGCATTACAAGGGAAAGTTCTACCAGGTGATCGGCACCGCACGCCACAGCGAGACCGACGAACTCATGGTCGTCTACCGGCCTCTGTATGGGGAAGGGGGGCTCTGGGTGCGCCCGGAGCCCATGTTCCAGGAACTGGTCGAGGTGGACGGCGCGCGGGTGCCGCGCTTTGCCCGCTGCGACGAGGAGTAG
- a CDS encoding CheR family methyltransferase, translating into MSDTVAEILRLLTEHFGQDFQSYSHNLAEKRIAERVAQLRLPDIASYCRLLHDDATEAPFLARMMRIRFSSFFRDPLQFELLGSVVVPSMLRTSQSGFFRAWSAACAGGEEACSLAIIVDEAMQLLNLKTRVQIFATDIAEDALAEAEYGRYAPGAVAGITLQRLNKYFIYDRSGYQISPRIKEMITYSRHDLLDPNTYAPPESLFGGFDLVSCRNFLMYLDPQGYLRVFDNLFRALNPEGVLLLGKAETVPERYEPFLERIFDCGNLFRKKAVVWRK; encoded by the coding sequence TTGAGCGATACGGTTGCCGAGATTCTACGTTTACTGACGGAGCATTTTGGCCAGGACTTCCAGAGCTACTCCCATAACCTTGCGGAGAAAAGGATCGCGGAACGGGTTGCCCAACTCCGTCTTCCAGACATCGCCTCGTACTGCCGACTTTTGCACGACGACGCCACAGAAGCCCCCTTTCTTGCCCGGATGATGCGCATCCGTTTCAGCAGTTTCTTCCGCGACCCGCTCCAGTTTGAACTTCTCGGCTCGGTCGTCGTTCCCTCCATGCTCAGGACCTCCCAAAGCGGGTTCTTCCGGGCCTGGTCCGCCGCCTGTGCCGGCGGAGAAGAAGCATGCTCCTTGGCCATCATAGTCGACGAGGCGATGCAGCTGCTCAACCTGAAAACCCGGGTGCAGATCTTCGCCACCGACATCGCGGAGGATGCGCTGGCAGAAGCCGAGTACGGCAGGTACGCGCCAGGGGCGGTCGCCGGAATCACGCTGCAGCGGCTCAACAAGTATTTCATCTACGACCGCAGCGGCTACCAGATCTCGCCCAGGATCAAGGAGATGATCACCTACTCCCGGCACGACCTGCTCGACCCAAACACCTACGCGCCTCCGGAATCGCTTTTCGGCGGGTTCGACCTGGTGTCCTGCCGCAACTTCCTCATGTACCTCGATCCGCAAGGGTATCTGCGGGTGTTCGACAACCTCTTCCGTGCCCTGAACCCTGAGGGGGTGCTGTTGTTGGGAAAGGCGGAAACGGTGCCCGAGAGATACGAGCCTTTTCTGGAGCGGATCTTCGACTGTGGCAACCTGTTCCGGAAGAAAGCCGTGGTCTGGAGAAAATGA
- a CDS encoding ABC transporter substrate-binding protein translates to MKMARPLVLALIACLTLFGCSQQPGSGQGSPPNASSSAAPAKPVKHDSYRFNTAQGIDIGIQPLTLPEGSVAELISRDRVLFKRLSRSGMQLQLLPFYKGKDIGDLIATGELEGGFFADMPALTAAATGDVVLLAMLKQGAASIVARRPMLVKELEGKRVGTAIGSAAHFTLLRALGNEGLTEKDVEIVPMEVSEMARALASGRIDAFCAWEPTPSMAFASYPDFHLVHKGLNYGFLCLRRDFVTRHPAEAREIVAAVARACLWMREPGQLEQVARWTIESATKFQGEPFSLKPEQMISITRNDLLQVQHSPRIPETLLREQEVLYQKFLFLKKIGKIPENVSWARVRGSIDIFMLRGVMAESDRYDLRWFDYRGNKGTGGSR, encoded by the coding sequence ATGAAGATGGCGCGCCCCTTGGTCCTGGCATTGATAGCTTGTCTCACCCTTTTCGGCTGCTCGCAGCAGCCCGGCTCCGGACAGGGCTCGCCCCCAAATGCCTCCTCTTCGGCCGCGCCGGCAAAACCTGTCAAACACGACAGCTACCGCTTCAACACCGCGCAGGGGATCGACATCGGGATCCAGCCTTTGACGCTCCCCGAGGGCTCGGTCGCCGAGCTCATTTCGCGCGATCGCGTGCTGTTCAAGCGTCTAAGCCGCAGCGGCATGCAACTGCAGCTGCTTCCTTTCTACAAGGGGAAAGACATCGGCGATTTGATCGCCACCGGGGAACTGGAAGGGGGCTTCTTCGCGGACATGCCTGCCTTGACCGCCGCGGCTACCGGGGACGTCGTGCTGCTGGCCATGCTGAAGCAAGGTGCTGCCTCCATCGTGGCGCGGCGCCCGATGCTGGTAAAGGAGCTGGAGGGAAAACGGGTGGGAACCGCCATCGGCAGCGCCGCCCACTTCACCCTTTTGAGGGCGCTGGGGAACGAGGGGCTGACCGAGAAGGACGTCGAGATCGTGCCTATGGAGGTGAGCGAGATGGCGCGGGCGCTCGCCTCGGGAAGGATCGACGCCTTCTGTGCCTGGGAGCCGACTCCTTCCATGGCCTTTGCCTCCTACCCGGACTTCCACCTGGTCCACAAGGGGCTCAATTACGGCTTTCTCTGCCTGCGGCGCGACTTCGTGACCCGGCATCCAGCTGAAGCCAGGGAGATCGTCGCAGCGGTCGCCAGGGCGTGTTTGTGGATGCGGGAACCGGGGCAGCTGGAGCAAGTTGCCCGGTGGACCATCGAATCGGCGACGAAGTTCCAAGGCGAACCCTTTTCCCTCAAGCCTGAGCAGATGATCTCCATCACCCGCAATGACCTGCTGCAGGTCCAACATTCTCCGCGCATACCGGAGACGCTGCTGCGCGAGCAGGAAGTGCTGTATCAGAAATTTCTATTCCTGAAGAAGATCGGCAAGATACCGGAAAACGTCTCCTGGGCCAGGGTACGTGGTTCCATTGACATTTTCATGTTGCGGGGGGTCATGGCTGAATCCGACAGGTACGACCTGAGGTGGTTTGACTACCGCGGTAATAAGGGGACGGGCGGTTCAAGATGA
- a CDS encoding response regulator, with protein MKKWVQLPTLKARLAFWFTAICLVPLFLMTTVIYMQRVKVARALLFDKLNAVISLRQQQIGSILDNIVVDASTIASDHSVQAAAQQLLSGSRAQAGISTESLTLFKGYKSSNGSVADVSLVSLDGTIALCTSDSRVGTRIARPEMVADAMQDLAPTFGEAYLSGSGGIPSIDVAVPIRAGVGSRVSALLVVHHNLHTLLYDITGNRTGMGDTGETVLVNREVMPLNELRAMPQGVLRVRLKGKPAQMAARGESGIAQTTDYRGVEVLSAFVHIPRTGWGLVCKQDTSEVLAPIRSLLFITYGLASLISLMACVLAFRLARSIAEPLVNLAASAKELEEGDFDARAVPEGTYEQKTLAGSFNSMAQTLQVKMEGQQGLSRLSQHLVVAEGIDDFFSKLLPVLLEVTGAKMAIAYVEERQSGEFAPMHAIGLHSSLLRRFNRRHLEGELGVVLSSGKVSCLTPQEGTPLRFATSFGDILPAEIATIPISVDAEIRAFISIASERPFSPTVHEILEMVQMPFGSAFARILSGEDVRLLANELALKNAELTQQSEELVQQSTELAHQSEELSRHNRVLDLQKQQLEEATRLKSEFLSNMSHELRTPLNSMLALSRVLAVQGGSRLTEDEKGYLAIIERNGKHLLSLINDILDLAKIESGRQEVFLETVSLPQVAAEVVDGLSVLAREKGIALSLEAPEGLPTLLTDVKRLRQMLQNLVGNAVKFTGEGAVTVRLAAEGEEVLIKVEDTGIGIAPQYLETIFQEFRQADGSTSRSFEGTGLGLAIVKKTARLLGGDVSVQSEVGKGSVFTLRLPVDGMAAAKLTQAQGSVAVAGESAKAPSQGRSILVVDDDPDAVSLIAAHLSQAGFETLTALNGADALRLARAKKPFAITLDIMMPDMDGWEVMRELKDHRETADIPVVIVSLSDDRATGIALGAVGVISKPVSREQLMETFKKLTGAGCRLVLVVDDSEYDRFFIASLFKEMGMDVLMAEDGAQALELAAVDQPDLITLDLLMPGMDGAVVLDKLRSNQSTAGIPVVVITSKELNAAEQERLSSGVSAILSKGGLVREAVLDELVRSLERIGWRLPEQQSGNGARILIVEDSEAATIQLRFALESAGFCVDAVSGGRHALSYLKTHVPDGIILDLMMPEVDGFDVLQAVRTSRLTERVPVMVMTAKTLSPGEHDRLRALEVNHLVQKGDVEQHELLRRIYEMLGAFSLFKPDVEPAAPPLADASWQGDGSVLVIEDNPDNLVTLRAVLGESFRLVEATDGESGLVLAQKGSPSLVLLDMHLPGMDGLTVLRHLKENRATAAIPVAALTASAMAGDRDKLMQAGCVAYLSKPYQPEELQELVSKFVAAGAAQSA; from the coding sequence ATGAAGAAATGGGTCCAATTGCCGACGCTCAAGGCGAGGCTTGCTTTCTGGTTTACGGCGATCTGCCTGGTGCCGTTGTTCCTTATGACGACCGTCATCTACATGCAGCGGGTCAAGGTGGCGCGGGCGCTGCTCTTCGACAAGCTGAACGCGGTCATCTCGCTACGCCAGCAGCAGATCGGCAGCATCCTTGACAACATAGTCGTCGATGCCTCCACCATCGCCTCGGACCACTCGGTGCAGGCTGCGGCGCAGCAGCTTCTGTCAGGCTCCAGGGCTCAGGCCGGGATCTCGACCGAAAGCCTGACCCTGTTCAAGGGGTACAAGAGCAGCAACGGGTCGGTGGCCGACGTCTCCCTGGTCTCTTTGGACGGCACCATCGCGCTTTGCACCAGCGACAGCAGGGTAGGGACGCGTATTGCCCGGCCTGAGATGGTGGCCGACGCGATGCAGGATCTGGCGCCGACCTTTGGAGAGGCCTATCTCTCCGGCAGCGGCGGGATCCCCAGCATCGACGTCGCCGTCCCGATCCGGGCAGGCGTCGGCTCGCGGGTCAGCGCCCTGCTGGTGGTGCACCACAACCTGCATACCCTGCTCTACGACATAACCGGCAACCGCACCGGGATGGGGGATACCGGCGAAACCGTGCTGGTGAACCGGGAGGTGATGCCCCTTAACGAGCTGCGGGCCATGCCCCAAGGGGTCCTGAGGGTGCGGCTCAAGGGGAAACCGGCACAGATGGCCGCGCGCGGCGAAAGCGGCATCGCGCAGACCACCGACTACCGCGGAGTGGAGGTCCTTTCCGCCTTCGTTCACATCCCACGCACCGGCTGGGGGCTTGTCTGCAAGCAGGACACCAGCGAGGTGCTGGCGCCGATCCGCAGCCTGCTCTTCATAACCTACGGACTCGCCTCGCTCATCTCCCTTATGGCCTGCGTGCTCGCCTTCAGGCTGGCACGCTCCATTGCCGAACCGCTGGTGAATCTGGCCGCCTCCGCCAAGGAACTGGAAGAAGGCGATTTCGACGCCCGGGCCGTCCCGGAGGGGACCTACGAGCAGAAGACCCTGGCGGGAAGTTTCAACAGCATGGCGCAGACGCTGCAGGTGAAGATGGAGGGGCAGCAGGGCTTGTCGCGGCTCTCCCAGCACCTGGTAGTGGCCGAGGGGATCGACGATTTCTTCAGCAAGCTCCTTCCTGTCCTTCTGGAGGTGACCGGGGCCAAGATGGCGATTGCTTACGTGGAAGAGCGGCAGAGCGGAGAGTTCGCTCCCATGCATGCCATAGGGCTCCATTCCTCCTTGCTGCGCCGCTTCAACCGCCGGCACCTGGAGGGGGAGCTGGGTGTCGTCCTCTCCAGCGGCAAAGTGTCCTGCTTGACGCCGCAGGAAGGGACGCCGCTGCGCTTTGCCACAAGTTTCGGCGACATACTACCGGCCGAGATAGCCACAATCCCCATCTCGGTCGACGCCGAGATTCGAGCCTTCATCTCTATTGCCTCGGAGCGTCCCTTCTCACCGACGGTGCACGAGATCCTGGAAATGGTGCAGATGCCTTTCGGGTCCGCCTTCGCCCGGATACTTTCCGGCGAGGACGTACGGTTGCTGGCGAACGAACTGGCGCTGAAGAATGCCGAGCTGACCCAGCAATCCGAGGAACTGGTGCAGCAGTCGACCGAGCTCGCCCACCAGTCGGAGGAGCTTTCCCGCCATAACCGTGTGCTGGACCTGCAAAAGCAGCAGCTGGAAGAGGCGACCCGGCTGAAGAGCGAGTTCCTCTCAAACATGAGCCACGAACTGCGCACGCCGCTCAACTCGATGCTGGCGCTCTCGCGCGTGCTGGCTGTGCAGGGCGGTTCCCGGCTCACCGAGGACGAGAAGGGGTACCTCGCCATAATTGAGCGCAACGGGAAGCACCTGCTCTCGCTGATCAACGACATCCTCGACCTTGCCAAGATCGAGTCGGGCCGCCAGGAGGTCTTCCTGGAGACGGTCTCCCTGCCGCAGGTCGCAGCAGAGGTGGTGGACGGGCTCTCAGTCCTGGCCCGAGAGAAAGGGATCGCCCTTTCCCTGGAAGCGCCCGAGGGGCTGCCCACGCTGCTGACCGACGTGAAGAGGCTGCGCCAGATGTTGCAGAACCTGGTGGGGAACGCGGTGAAGTTCACCGGCGAGGGGGCTGTCACCGTGAGGCTTGCCGCCGAGGGGGAAGAGGTTCTGATCAAGGTGGAGGATACCGGGATCGGCATAGCGCCGCAGTACTTGGAGACCATCTTCCAGGAGTTCCGCCAGGCGGACGGCAGCACCTCCCGTTCCTTTGAGGGGACCGGACTCGGCCTTGCCATCGTGAAGAAGACGGCGCGCCTTCTTGGGGGGGACGTTTCGGTGCAAAGCGAAGTGGGCAAAGGCTCCGTCTTCACCCTGCGGCTTCCGGTGGACGGGATGGCGGCAGCCAAGCTAACCCAGGCGCAGGGGAGCGTCGCCGTGGCGGGAGAAAGCGCCAAGGCCCCGTCGCAGGGGAGGTCGATCCTGGTGGTTGACGACGACCCGGATGCCGTGTCGCTCATCGCGGCTCACCTAAGCCAGGCCGGGTTCGAGACCCTCACCGCGCTAAACGGCGCCGACGCCCTGAGGCTTGCCCGTGCCAAGAAGCCTTTCGCCATCACGCTCGACATCATGATGCCGGACATGGACGGCTGGGAGGTGATGCGCGAGCTGAAGGATCACCGCGAAACAGCCGACATACCTGTCGTCATCGTGTCGCTGTCGGACGACCGGGCGACGGGGATTGCCCTGGGCGCGGTCGGGGTGATCTCCAAGCCGGTGAGCAGGGAACAGCTGATGGAAACCTTCAAGAAGCTTACCGGCGCCGGTTGCCGCCTTGTGCTCGTGGTCGACGACAGCGAGTACGACCGGTTCTTCATCGCCTCGCTCTTCAAGGAGATGGGGATGGACGTGCTGATGGCGGAGGACGGGGCGCAGGCCCTGGAGCTTGCGGCAGTGGACCAGCCCGACCTGATCACCCTTGACCTGCTGATGCCGGGGATGGACGGAGCCGTCGTGCTGGACAAGCTCAGGTCCAACCAGTCCACCGCGGGGATCCCGGTGGTGGTGATAACCTCCAAGGAGCTGAACGCGGCGGAACAGGAACGCCTCTCCTCCGGGGTGAGCGCCATCCTTTCCAAGGGCGGGCTGGTGCGCGAGGCGGTGCTGGACGAACTGGTGCGCAGCCTGGAGAGGATAGGCTGGCGCCTTCCCGAGCAGCAAAGCGGAAACGGGGCGAGGATCCTGATCGTCGAGGACAGCGAAGCGGCGACGATTCAGCTTCGCTTCGCGCTGGAATCCGCCGGATTCTGCGTCGACGCGGTCTCCGGGGGAAGGCACGCCCTTTCCTACCTTAAGACCCATGTTCCCGACGGAATAATCCTCGACCTGATGATGCCGGAAGTAGACGGCTTCGACGTGTTGCAGGCTGTGCGCACCTCGCGGCTGACCGAAAGGGTGCCGGTCATGGTGATGACGGCGAAGACGCTTTCCCCGGGTGAACACGATCGGCTGCGCGCCCTCGAGGTGAACCACCTGGTCCAGAAAGGGGACGTGGAGCAGCACGAATTGCTGCGAAGAATCTACGAGATGCTGGGGGCCTTCTCCCTGTTCAAGCCGGACGTGGAGCCCGCGGCACCTCCCCTTGCGGACGCAAGTTGGCAGGGTGACGGATCGGTGCTGGTGATCGAGGACAACCCCGACAACCTGGTTACGCTTCGAGCGGTATTGGGGGAAAGCTTCCGACTGGTGGAGGCGACCGACGGCGAGTCGGGCCTTGTTCTGGCGCAGAAAGGGTCACCTTCGCTGGTACTTTTGGACATGCACCTCCCCGGCATGGACGGGCTTACCGTGTTGAGGCACCTGAAAGAGAACCGTGCCACGGCCGCCATCCCTGTGGCGGCCCTTACCGCAAGCGCCATGGCTGGCGACCGGGATAAGCTTATGCAGGCTGGCTGCGTGGCCTATCTCTCGAAGCCTTACCAGCCTGAAGAGCTGCAGGAACTGGTCTCAAAATTCGTGGCAGCGGGGGCTGCGCAGAGCGCCTGA